GGCCGCACGATGAAGTTCATGCGCGACACCGCGTTGTCGATGGCGCGGTTCACGTCTTCGCTGGCCCGCGTGTTCAGCTGGAAGACGCCCTGCAGCGAGGGCGCCTGCGCCTCTGCGCGGCGCACGGCGGCCGGGGCGGCGAGCGCCGCGAGCGCGATGAGCAGTGTGGTCGTACGTTGACGGAGCATGTCTGGTCCTCCAAGATGCGGGGAGATCGGGTGCGCCGCGGTTTCGGGCGTGCGGCCGGGCGGGTGCTGCGGAGGCGGCGTGCGGGCCGCGTGGGCCCCGGAAGCCAATGTACGCGCCCCGCCGCGCGGGGGACAAGGTGAGAGACCGCCTGCGGGGCTTGCTCTCCATCGTACACCCGCTTCCGCTTGTAAGGTTCGTGCCGCCTGAAACCGCCGCGGCCGGAGGCGCGTAGTCGTGCCCTCCCGGACGGCGCCCCGCCGGCCGCCCCGGCGCCATCCCCAACGTAGAAGGAACACCATGCCAGACCCCGCGAACGCCCGCGTCCTCGCCGGCATCGACTCGCGCACCTGGGAGCACCCGGCAGACCGCGCCGCGCTCAACGCCCTGCGCAAGATCCCCGGCTTCGACCAGGTGCTCAAGACGCTCTTCGGCCTCTTCGGCGAGAAACCCATCCGCCTGGCGTTCCAGGCCAACGCGGTGCGCGTGTCGCCCACGCAGTTCGCGCGGGTGCACCGGCTCACGCAGGAGGTCTACCGCGTGCTCGACGCGGAGCACGACTACCCGGTGTTCGTGCAGCAGGAGCCCCACCTGAACGCCTTCGCGTACGGCATGGAGCGGCCGTTCGTCATCCTCAACTCGGCCCTGGTGAGCCGGCTGGACGACGACGAGCTACGCTTCGTGCTGGGCCACGAGCTGGGGCACGTGATGAGCGGGCACGCGCTGTACAACACCATGCTGCGCATCCTCGTCGCGGTGGCCAACATGGGCATCCCGCTGCTGGGCCTGGCAGCCACCCCGGTGCTGATGGCGCTCATGGAGTGGTCGCGCAAGGCCGAGCTGTCGTGCGACCGCGCCGGCATCCTGGCCGTGCAGGACCCCGAGCCGGGCATGCGCACCATGCTCAAGTTCGCCGGCGGCGAGGGACTGCCC
The nucleotide sequence above comes from Longimicrobiaceae bacterium. Encoded proteins:
- a CDS encoding M48 family metallopeptidase — its product is MPDPANARVLAGIDSRTWEHPADRAALNALRKIPGFDQVLKTLFGLFGEKPIRLAFQANAVRVSPTQFARVHRLTQEVYRVLDAEHDYPVFVQQEPHLNAFAYGMERPFVILNSALVSRLDDDELRFVLGHELGHVMSGHALYNTMLRILVAVANMGIPLLGLAATPVLMALMEWSRKAELSCDRAGILAVQDPEPGMRTMLKFAGGEGLPAANLPDFVRQADEYRQTGDAADQVFKVLNLLGATHPFPVIRVAEMRGWFESGAYERIVGGDYRRRGEPDPAYREDVSAAAQSYREGAKETFGQASEAAKRVVDSFKAGFNRR